GATGCGGGGTCCCCGTGGCACGACAGTCGCGCTGCAAGTGCTTCGCGATCAACAAACTTTGGATTTTGAATTGGTTCGCGATCGCATCAGCCTCAATCCAGTGCGATCGCAGATCGATCGGGATGGCGATCATCCGACGATTGGCTACATTCGCCTCAGCCAGTTCAACGCCAATGCATCGGTAGAGGTAGCCCATGCGATCGCCCAGCTTGATCAGCAAGGGGCAGAGGCCTTTGTCCTTGACCTCCGTAATAACTCGGGCGGGTTACTGACTGCGGGCATCGAGATTGCGCGGGAATGGCTGGATGAAGGCGCGATCGTCTATACCGTTAACCGGCAGGGGGTGCTGGATAGCTTTGCGGCCAATGGTCAGGCACTGACGGATAAACCGTTGGCTTTGTTGGTCAATCGCGGTACTGCTAGCGCCAGCGAGATTCTGGCGGGGGCGCTACAGGACAATGAACGCGCCATCTTGGTTGGCGATCGCACCTTTGGCAAAGGCCTGATTCAGTCTCTATTTGAGCTGTCGGATGGGGCAGGTTTAGCAGTCACCGTGGCCAAATACGAAACGCCCAACCATCACGACATCAATAAGCAAGGGATCCAGCCGGATCTCGCTGTTGAGCAGCCCGAGCCACTGTTTGCCGAGGCAATCGCATCTGCAGCCGATCGCCAATATCAGGCAGCGGTGACGGCGCTGACGGAGCAGTTGAGGCGCGATCGTGGCTAGCCGCCGCCAGCGCATCTACCACGACCCCCTACATGGGGCGATCGCCCTGCAATTTGAAGATCCGCTAGAAGCGACGTTGATCCGCTTGATCGACACGCCGCCCTTTCAGCGGCTGCGACGGATCTGCCAGTTGGGTCCCGCTAGTTTGACCTTCCATGGAGCTGAAGCCTCGCGGTTCACCCATTCCCTTGGGGTAATGCAGGTGGCGCGCCGCGCTTTTGCCCCGATCGCAGCCAATTGGCCGGAATTGGCGGTGCACCGTCCGGCGTTGCTCTGTGCCGCACTGCTGCACGACATCGGTCACACGGCCTTTAGCCATACCGGCGAGGAAATTTTTCACTGTCAGCATGAGCCTTGGACGGCGCGGCTGATCGCAGAGGATTCTCCAATTCGCCAAGCCTTAGCGGACTACGACCCAGCGCTGCCCGAACAAGTCCTCGCGGTTTACCGCAAGCAATACCAGCCCTTGCTGATCAGCCGGTTGATCACCAGTCAGCTCGATTGCGATCGCTTGGATTACCTGCTGCGCGATAGCTATTTCAGCAGGGCCAGTTATGGACGCCTCGATCTTGATCGCATCTTGTCAGCACTGCGCTTTGATCCCGAGAGCGGCGAGTTAGCCGTCGCAGAGAAAGGACTGGCGGCGATCGAGCATTACTTGGTGGTGCGATCGTTCATGTATAGCCAGGTCTATAACCATCCGAAAAACATCGTGGCTGGCTGGATGCTGGTTAGGATTTTCGAGCAGGCACGCCAGCTTTGGCACAACCAACCGCGATCGCTGTTTGTCGATCCACTCCTCCAACCTTGGTTTGAGCGATCGGTAGCAGATCTCAGTCTGGATGAGTATCTGGCAGTGGATGACATCGTCTGTCTCTACCATCTGCAGCGCTGGCAGGACAGTACGGATCCTCTCTTAGCGGATCTCTGTCGCCGCTACCGCGATCGCGATCTGCTCAAAGCCCTCAATCTCCGCGACCTCCCCGCTGAGCAGCAGCAGACCTTACTGGAGCACAGTCAGCAATTGATTCGTAGCCAAGGACAAGATCCGAATGGCTACACCGGACTTTGCCAAACCCAGAGTCGCGGCTACACGCTCTACCAGAGCGGGATTCGTCTCGCCACCGATCAGGGGCTGCTGGAAATCAGTCAACGATCGCCATTAATCCGCGCTCTGCTGGAACCGCCCAGTCAGGCTTGGTTGATCTACCCCCGGGCAATCGAAGCACCACTGAAGCAGCAGTGGCAGGCAATCCAATCTGTCTAAGCCGTTTGGAGTTGGATCCAGTCAGGATGTTCGCGTAGCGTTTGGTAATCCGGATCCTCAGCAGCCAGCGAACGATAGGTGTCGGGATCAAGGGCGATCGCCTGTTGCAGATCTGCGATCGCAGCGAGGGGCTGGTCCAGCCGAGCTTGGATGGCCGCACGGTTATACCAAGCATCCGCCAAGTCAGGATTGCCCGCGATCGCCTGATCAAATGCCGCTAACGCTGCCGTCCAGTTCTGGAGGCAAGCCCATGCTAAGCCTTGGTAATAGGACAATTCCGCTGCGGCTTCTCCCGATAGTTGCGGCAGAATCTCGGCATAAATCGCCAGCGCCTCCTCGTAGCGTTCGAGTTGCGCCAGCGCATGACCCCGTTGGATTTGCAGCAGTAAAGGGCGATCGCCGAGTAGCTCTGCATTTTCATAGGAGGTCAGAGCAGCAGCGTACTGACCCAAGTTGTAGAGGGCATGACCCCGCCACGTCCAAGCCGTAGCCTGCTGCGGTTGCAGGGCAATCGCTTGATCTAAACAGCGCAACGCCTGATCCGGCTGATCAACGCTCAGGTAAATCTGCCCTAACTGCCGCCAAGCAGGACTCTGATCGGGGTCGATCGCCACAGATTGCTCGTAGTGCCGTACCGCCTCGCGATAGCATCCCTGCTGCCAGAGGGCAAAGCCACAGTTCGCCCAAGCCTGGGCATAGTCTTCTGCCAAGGCGATCGCTTGCTGATAACTGGCGATCGCATCCTCCAACCGTCCCAGCTTGCGCAGAACAATGCCGCGATTGTTCCAAACCTCCGGCTGCTGGCGATCGCCAGCAAGGGCTTGCTCGTAGGAGTCCACCGCTTCGATCAGCCGCCCCAAATGCTCCAAAACAATTGCTCGATTATTGAGTGCCTCTGGACGTTGGGGATTGATCTCCAAAGCACAGTTGTAGCTAGCCAAGGCCTCCGTCCAGCGATTTAGTCGTTCTAGGACAATGCCGCGGTTATTCCAGAGGGTGCAATTGCGCGGCTCATGGCGCAGACGTAAGTCGTAAGCCGCTAGTAAAGCCTCTAGCGATTGATTAGAGTCACCGTTCGGTATAGACATATACGAATAGAGCGCAGACAGCGTTGCAGCTTATTATGGGCAGCGGTGTTACTCCTGCAAGCGATTTATGGCGCCCCAACCCCGCCGCATTGCGAGGCTCGGACAATTTTGGAGTGACTCAGAAAGTTTTCTGAAACTCGTTAGCAATCTCGAAAAATTCATCGCCAAGGTCCTGTCGCTGGCAATGATTGTGGTGATCATTGTCTCGACAATTGACCTCGGTATTTTTCTCATTAAAAATCTATTTATTTTTGATCCATTTTTTCTCAAGACAGCCTTATTCGAAGTATTTGGGATGTTTCTAAGCGTCTTGATCGCTCTAGAAATCCTTGAAAATATTACGGCTTATCTTCGGCGTAACGTCATTCAAGTTGAACTTGTTGTTGCCACTTCATTAATCGCGATCGCGCGGAAACTTATCATTCTTGATGTCAACAAAATCTCTACAGGCGAGTTATTTGGACTGGGATTTGCAGTGCTCGCCCTAGCAATTAGCTACTGGATTGTGCGATCGGCTCCACCTCGCAATCCTCATCCCTAGAAAAGACAACTGATTCAGTTATGAGATAACTCTTTAATTCAAGCGGAAGCTGACCGAAATTACTGCAGTCATATCCTTCTCAATTGTGCTGGTATCGTAACTACCACCATCACCCACATCGGTTGAATTAGGAGCGGTAATTTGAAACACACCTGTTTCAGCACTGGCGATCGCTGCTAGGTTACTGCCGCCTTGCTGAGCGATCGCTGCGGCGCGTTTTCTAGCATCTTCTGTCGCTTTAGCCAGCAATTCGACCCGATATTCTGGCAGTTTGCTGAAGGTATAGGCCGGCGGTGCAATTTCCAAGTTGACCCCCTCGGTGAGCAGCTGTCCAATCTCCTGCGACAGCGTCTGAATGCGGGCAACTTCAGCGCTCTCAATTGTCAGTACTTGGCTGGCTCGATACGCTGCAACTTCGTTGGTGGTGCTGCCGTTGGGCAGGGTTTGATAGATCGGGAAGGAGTTGATTACGCCACGCTGAATTTCCGCTGCTTCGACGCCATTAGCCTGCAAGAAACGGATGGTGCGATCCAAATCGGGCTGAAGGGCCTCGTAGGCGGCAGCCAAAGTCGCTGCCTGCCGGTTGACGGTAATCCGCCAAGTGACGCGATCGGAGGTGACGCGTTGCGTACTCGCACCCGTGACTGTGAGGCGATCGCTACCTCGGCGTAGATTACTGACAACCGTATTGCCAGTCCAAGCTAACCCTAAGGTCAAGATGGTAAGACCGACCACGAAGTGATGCGGATGCAATAGTCGATCAGTCCAATGGCGAGTTTCAGTCATCGCTCACACCCCATGCTGTCTTCATTCTTCAAAGCTCAGATGGGATTGGGGCGAACCATCGCATTCCCTTAAGACTCGATCGACACTGAGCAATCGCCAGAACAGCTGGAGCTTTTGGGTCTGGCAGTCATCGATGAAGGTTCGATCGCGATCGCCTCGTTGCCTGCGGTACCAGCAATGGTCTAGCCCTGCGGTAGCGTAAAGGACGAAAGACTCAGCTGCGCCAGCATGGACCTCGGGCAAATTGAAGCAAAACTGCGCAGCAGTGATGTCCAAGAACGGATTCGGGCAATGACGGCGCTACGAGCCTATGAACCCGCGATCGCGGTGCCCTTATTGCAGAATTGCTGCCAAGACAGTGAGTTTGTGGTGCGATCGCTGGCGGCTATGACGCTAGGCCACAAGCGTACGCCCGAGAGTTTTGCCATCTTGCAAGGACTGCTGCATGACGATGCCGACGCCAATGTGCGGGCTGAGTCGGCCAATGCAATCGCTGCTTTTGGGGAAACGGCTCTACCAGACCTGACGCGATCATTCCGTGAAGACCAACATTGGCTGGTGCGACTGAGTATTTTGTCAGCCTTGCAAGCACTCAATCAGCCGCAAATTTTATTTGACAGCGCCGTTTTAGCACTGGGTGATGCGGATCTGAGCGTC
The sequence above is a segment of the Synechococcus elongatus PCC 11801 genome. Coding sequences within it:
- the ctpA gene encoding carboxyl-terminal processing protease CtpA, which produces MIQPFLKRSLLWLALLFWLATAAPALALTEEQKLFNEAWRIVNQSYVDPGFNHTNWYQLREKILKKPLADREQTYTAIEGLLAKLDDPFTRLLRPDQYRNLQVSTAGELSGVGLQIGFEAESGDVVVIAPIEGSPAAQAGLLAGDRILTVDGVAISGRELDEAAARMRGPRGTTVALQVLRDQQTLDFELVRDRISLNPVRSQIDRDGDHPTIGYIRLSQFNANASVEVAHAIAQLDQQGAEAFVLDLRNNSGGLLTAGIEIAREWLDEGAIVYTVNRQGVLDSFAANGQALTDKPLALLVNRGTASASEILAGALQDNERAILVGDRTFGKGLIQSLFELSDGAGLAVTVAKYETPNHHDINKQGIQPDLAVEQPEPLFAEAIASAADRQYQAAVTALTEQLRRDRG
- a CDS encoding HD domain-containing protein; amino-acid sequence: MASRRQRIYHDPLHGAIALQFEDPLEATLIRLIDTPPFQRLRRICQLGPASLTFHGAEASRFTHSLGVMQVARRAFAPIAANWPELAVHRPALLCAALLHDIGHTAFSHTGEEIFHCQHEPWTARLIAEDSPIRQALADYDPALPEQVLAVYRKQYQPLLISRLITSQLDCDRLDYLLRDSYFSRASYGRLDLDRILSALRFDPESGELAVAEKGLAAIEHYLVVRSFMYSQVYNHPKNIVAGWMLVRIFEQARQLWHNQPRSLFVDPLLQPWFERSVADLSLDEYLAVDDIVCLYHLQRWQDSTDPLLADLCRRYRDRDLLKALNLRDLPAEQQQTLLEHSQQLIRSQGQDPNGYTGLCQTQSRGYTLYQSGIRLATDQGLLEISQRSPLIRALLEPPSQAWLIYPRAIEAPLKQQWQAIQSV
- a CDS encoding tetratricopeptide repeat protein, with the translated sequence MSIPNGDSNQSLEALLAAYDLRLRHEPRNCTLWNNRGIVLERLNRWTEALASYNCALEINPQRPEALNNRAIVLEHLGRLIEAVDSYEQALAGDRQQPEVWNNRGIVLRKLGRLEDAIASYQQAIALAEDYAQAWANCGFALWQQGCYREAVRHYEQSVAIDPDQSPAWRQLGQIYLSVDQPDQALRCLDQAIALQPQQATAWTWRGHALYNLGQYAAALTSYENAELLGDRPLLLQIQRGHALAQLERYEEALAIYAEILPQLSGEAAAELSYYQGLAWACLQNWTAALAAFDQAIAGNPDLADAWYNRAAIQARLDQPLAAIADLQQAIALDPDTYRSLAAEDPDYQTLREHPDWIQLQTA
- a CDS encoding phosphate-starvation-inducible PsiE family protein — translated: MAPQPRRIARLGQFWSDSESFLKLVSNLEKFIAKVLSLAMIVVIIVSTIDLGIFLIKNLFIFDPFFLKTALFEVFGMFLSVLIALEILENITAYLRRNVIQVELVVATSLIAIARKLIILDVNKISTGELFGLGFAVLALAISYWIVRSAPPRNPHP
- a CDS encoding SIMPL domain-containing protein; amino-acid sequence: MTETRHWTDRLLHPHHFVVGLTILTLGLAWTGNTVVSNLRRGSDRLTVTGASTQRVTSDRVTWRITVNRQAATLAAAYEALQPDLDRTIRFLQANGVEAAEIQRGVINSFPIYQTLPNGSTTNEVAAYRASQVLTIESAEVARIQTLSQEIGQLLTEGVNLEIAPPAYTFSKLPEYRVELLAKATEDARKRAAAIAQQGGSNLAAIASAETGVFQITAPNSTDVGDGGSYDTSTIEKDMTAVISVSFRLN
- a CDS encoding HEAT repeat domain-containing protein, whose translation is MDLGQIEAKLRSSDVQERIRAMTALRAYEPAIAVPLLQNCCQDSEFVVRSLAAMTLGHKRTPESFAILQGLLHDDADANVRAESANAIAAFGETALPDLTRSFREDQHWLVRLSILSALQALNQPQILFDSAVLALGDADLSVREAAIDLLATFAGSPMQTFALDKLLPLARSEHWQLRAHLARALHCFDQHQARETLQTLRQDDNHHVVAAVLEGSVRPSPSLG